In the Methanobacterium alcaliphilum genome, ACGCGTAAGATCGTCGGCAGCGTCAGATGTGTATAAGAGACAGGTATATACAACTTTAATTAATTTATATTTCTTATAGATATTATTGAACAATTTAGGAAGAATAGAGATGATTAGCTACGATGAATTTGAAAATATAGTTATCAATGAAATTGGTAGAGATATCCAGAATAATATAGAACAGAAATTAGCTATTAAATCTCGTCCTGAAATTTCTTTTTTTATAGTAGCTGGCCCGGGGAGTGGTAAAACTACTGTAATGGTTTTAAAAGTTTTAAAACTAATTTTTGTCGATGATGTAGATCCTTCTGAAATATTAATCACAACTTTCACTAAAAAAGCAGCTTCTGAACTCAGATCAAGAATTTTAGGTTGGGGTGATATCTTAAAAAGATCCTTATCAAATAATATAAATCTAAAAAATCAAATTGAAGATTTAGACATTAATCGAATTAAAACAGGCACAATTGACAGTTTAACTGAGGAGATAGTTAACGAAAATAGAGAGCCAGGTACACCTAGTCCTGCAGTTATTGAGGACTTTGTTTCCAATGCATTGATGCTGAAAATGGGACTTTTTAATGAAGGTCGATTCCAGAAAAAAGAAATTAAAGACGCCATATCAGTTATACAAAATAGTAAATGGGGTTTAAATGTTCCTTCCATGAATGAAACATTATTAGAGATTAAAGAGAGATTATATCATGATCAAATAGATTTTCAACAATTAAATGACTGTAAAATTGATGGAATTGATTTAGTATGTGAAGCAATAAAAGATTATTTATTAACGCTTAAGGAAAGATATCTTTTTGATTTTGCGTCGTTAGAAGATGAATTACTGAAAAAACTCGAAAATAATAAACTTGAAAGATTTTTATCAGAAGTTAAGTTTTTATTAGTAGATGAATATCAAGATACGAACTTACTTCAAGAAAAAATCTACTTCCAAATTGCAAAAGCTTGTGTTAATAATGGGGGGAGTGTAACTGTAGTAGGTGATGATGATCAGTCATTATATCGATTTAGAGGTGCTACTGTTACTTTATTCCAAAACTTTGAACATCGTATCGGAAGTCAGTTAGGAATAATTCCTGAAAAAATATTTTTATCTCCCAACTATCGTTCTACCAGTAATATTGTAAATTTTTGTAATGAATTTATATTAATTGACAAAAATTATTTTAAAACAAGGGTTGATGAAAAACCGCTAATAAAAGAAGCCAGAATGGATTCTTATACAGATTATCCCATTTTAGGATTATTCAGGGATGATAAAGATAAATTAGCAGA is a window encoding:
- a CDS encoding UvrD-helicase domain-containing protein, producing the protein MISYDEFENIVINEIGRDIQNNIEQKLAIKSRPEISFFIVAGPGSGKTTVMVLKVLKLIFVDDVDPSEILITTFTKKAASELRSRILGWGDILKRSLSNNINLKNQIEDLDINRIKTGTIDSLTEEIVNENREPGTPSPAVIEDFVSNALMLKMGLFNEGRFQKKEIKDAISVIQNSKWGLNVPSMNETLLEIKERLYHDQIDFQQLNDCKIDGIDLVCEAIKDYLLTLKERYLFDFASLEDELLKKLENNKLERFLSEVKFLLVDEYQDTNLLQEKIYFQIAKACVNNGGSVTVVGDDDQSLYRFRGATVTLFQNFEHRIGSQLGIIPEKIFLSPNYRSTSNIVNFCNEFILIDKNYFKTRVDEKPLIKEARMDSYTDYPILGLFRDDKDKLAEDLANFIHEIAVGDGYQIPGGEILKLNPDGGSPSDIAYLCSSPKELDYKNNPRLPLLLKNRLETYDHSLKVFNPRGQNLESVFEVKQLCGLILSAIDPLSDVQESIKLPNGTLDTFQEWRTEGNNFIKEFEQSGSNDLRNFINHWQNKVPLGKRKWPKRVSIMNMIYKLITWIPSMQSDIEGLVYLEAITRTVNQASLFGNFSSEIVYDDSNTELTAASIKETYRNIFIPIATGAIKVNEDLLETLPSDRINVMSIHQSKGLEFPLVIVDVGSDFKNLNSSSLKRFPTNGGHTCSLEDSLRQYSELGSPSRSALDRAFDDLVRQYFVGFSRAQDVLLLIGLNSVKDGYSVKSGERVIPNVATGWNRNKEWIWDKGLENLTHL